The following proteins come from a genomic window of Dysgonomonadaceae bacterium PH5-43:
- a CDS encoding phosphoribosylglycinamide formyltransferase-1 (product_source=KO:K11175; cath_funfam=3.40.50.170; cog=COG0299; ko=KO:K11175; pfam=PF00551; superfamily=53328; tigrfam=TIGR00639) has product MYNVALLASGSGSNVENIINYFEGNNSLQFIVLSNKSDAYVHERAKKLNVPSYTVTKQGFENGEALELLLNNNIDFVVLAGFLLKIPDNILKAYPNKIINIHPALLPKYGGKGMYGAHVHEAVVANKETESGITIHFVNENYDEGKHIFQAKCEVLPTDSPDDVAAKVHSLEYKHFPEEISKLIFPS; this is encoded by the coding sequence ATGTATAATGTAGCTTTATTGGCCTCGGGTTCGGGGTCGAATGTAGAAAATATAATAAACTATTTCGAAGGAAATAACTCCTTACAGTTTATCGTTTTAAGTAACAAGTCTGATGCTTATGTTCACGAACGAGCAAAGAAATTAAACGTCCCTTCTTATACGGTAACCAAACAAGGATTTGAAAACGGAGAGGCTTTAGAATTATTGTTGAATAACAACATCGACTTCGTGGTGTTAGCAGGCTTTTTACTAAAGATACCCGATAATATTCTGAAAGCTTATCCAAATAAAATAATCAATATTCACCCGGCACTATTGCCTAAATACGGAGGAAAAGGAATGTACGGAGCGCACGTGCACGAGGCAGTGGTGGCAAACAAAGAAACCGAATCGGGAATCACTATTCACTTCGTTAACGAAAACTACGATGAAGGGAAACACATCTTTCAAGCTAAATGCGAAGTCTTGCCTACCGACTCGCCCGACGATGTAGCCGCTAAAGTACATAGTTTAGAGTACAAACACTTTCCCGAAGAAATAAGCAAACTCATTTTTCCCTCTTGA
- a CDS encoding multimeric flavodoxin WrbA (product_source=COG0655; cath_funfam=3.40.50.360; cog=COG0655; pfam=PF03358; superfamily=52218), protein MKIVAFNGSPRKGGNTEQLIEEVFKPIKEAGIDTEIVQLGGKLLRGCSSCYKCFKTKDGQCAIKTDGMNEYIRKAQQADGIILASPTYYGSVSAEMKAFMDRLGLTTIGQGRTLTHKVGAAVISVRRGGAVTVYDELNRFMLGSGMIVPGSTYWNFGIGEHPGEVYNDAEGLRNMRDLGIQLSWLMQKLL, encoded by the coding sequence ATGAAAATAGTAGCTTTTAATGGAAGTCCGCGCAAAGGCGGCAACACGGAACAACTGATTGAAGAAGTTTTCAAACCGATAAAAGAGGCGGGGATCGATACCGAAATTGTGCAGTTGGGCGGAAAATTGCTTCGTGGCTGCTCGTCGTGCTACAAATGCTTCAAAACCAAAGACGGACAATGCGCTATCAAAACCGACGGTATGAACGAATATATCCGCAAGGCGCAACAGGCCGACGGAATTATTCTTGCTTCTCCAACTTACTACGGAAGCGTGAGCGCCGAAATGAAGGCTTTTATGGATAGGCTTGGGCTGACTACTATCGGTCAGGGGCGTACGCTTACTCATAAGGTTGGCGCTGCCGTGATTAGCGTTCGACGAGGGGGAGCTGTTACGGTGTACGACGAGCTTAATCGTTTTATGCTCGGCAGCGGAATGATAGTTCCCGGCTCTACATATTGGAACTTTGGGATAGGTGAGCATCCGGGCGAGGTTTATAACGACGCGGAGGGGTTGCGAAATATGAGAGACTTGGGCATTCAGCTTAGTTGGCTGATGCAAAAGTTGCTGTGA